TTTGTGAACAATTCCTCGGTGAAATGTAACCCCGCTGTGGGGGCCGCCACCGCTCCTAATTTTTCCGCATAGATGGTTTGATATTGGTCATTCGTGGCTTGGCGATCACCGATGTAGGGAGGAAAGGGAATTTCACCATAGTCTGGCAACACATCCCAGAGTCTTTGTCCCGGCTCCAAAACAAATTCTAATAACCGTCCCCCCGTGGCATCGTCCCGTTGCAAAATGGTGGCCCAGAGGTCGGGCTTTTCCCCATCCCTGGCGGGAAATTTAACTTTGGCCCCCAGCTTTAATCTTTTGCCTGGCTTGACTAGGGCAATCCATTGGTTTTCAGTACACTCTGTCAAGAGTAAAATCTCCACTGCCACGCCATTTTCTTTTTGGCCATGGAGACGGGCGGGCATTACCTTCGTGTCATTGAGGACTAATAAATCCCCCGGTTTCAGATAGTTACCCAAATCATAAAAATGTTGGTGGTCCACGGTGAATGGGTCTTTCACCACCAGTAGACGGGAATGATCCCGGGGAACGGCGGGGGTTTGGGCAATACAATCTGCAGGGAGATGGTAATCGTAACTACTAAGATATTTGTCCTGGTCCATGGATGGTCGAAATGCGAAAAATTTTAAAAGACAGAGACAGTAAAAAATAAAGTCCTACAGGCTTTAACCCTTAACAATTATCCAAAAATTTAGGTCGAAACCACTGAAACTTCAGCGGGCTGTTCCCCAGATTTTTTCGGTAATCCCCGCAGGCGATCGCTCGTTGCTTTGATAACGCTGGCTAGGGGCACCGCCACCAACAGACCCAAAACTCCCCCTAATTTACTGCCTACAAACAAAGAAACAATAATCCAAGCAGGATTTAAACCGGTGCGGTTACCCATCAAACGAGGGGAGATGACATTATCATTAATTTGCCCCACAATCACCGCCGCCAAAAGAATTTTTACCCCCAACCAAAAGTTTTCCAACATTAGCAACAGACTAATGACAATAATGCTTAAAGCACTGGCAAAAGGAATCAAAGTGCTTAGACCGATGGTAATGGCAAAAAGGATGGCATAGGGGGCTTGGAGTAGGGTAAACACAACCATTTGAGCCACCGAGAGAATACCCGCTAAAATTGCCTGGGTGGCAAAATATCCTTCAAAGGTATCCCGAATTAAATTTTGCAAATCTCTCTGCCAAGGATGGGGAAACCAGCTAAAAATGCCATCCCAAATTTTTTCTCCCCCCAGCACCAGGAAAATGGTCAGCACTAACAGGATCAAGCCATTAATACTGGTGCTAATGGTGACCCCCACTAGCCCCAACAGTTGATTGCCAAAGGAATTGAGAATGCGGCTTAACTTTTCAATTGCCTGACTGATCAGGGGTTGGAGGTCCACCTGGAGATTGGCGTAATGCTCATTGACCCAAGCTTGTAGCATCAGCAGTTGGGCGTTGCCGGAACGGAACCAGCCGGGTAAGTTATCCAGCAGTTGTCCCAATTGGTCGATCGCCAGGGGAATGACGATTAACAGAAAAAGACTGATGACGACCAGGGCAATGAGTAGAACGCTAGCCACCGCCCAGGGTCGTTTGAGACCTTTTTCCACCAAAATTCGGACGGGAATATCTAATAAAAAAGCTAGTAGGGCGGCCGCCACCAACAAACTACTGAGGGGTTGCAAAAAACCCATGGCTTTGTAGATTAACCAACCGTTGAGGAAAAAGAGAGGAAAGAGCAGACTCAGCCGGAGCCAAGGGGGGGATTGTTTCAGTTCTTCCAACATGGCGGGCGCAGACAGACTATCAACTACGGGGGCAATGTTCACCTTAACCTAGCCAGGGGCATTTGGCGATCGCCGATCGGGGGGTTCAGTTTATTACTGCCAGTTTTCCTAGAAAGATTAAGTAATCCGCCCATTGGGGAAATTTGGCTGAATTGAAGCTAATTTTCTGCCAAAAACCGCTGATAGCTCTCACTTAATTCCTTCACTGCCACTTCATAAAACCGTTGGCCATGTTCTGGGGTAGCCAGGGCCGGATTGGAGCCCATGCGGCCATCAGAATAATGGGCCCGGAAATCTTGGGCACTATAAATACTATGGCCTGAGGCAACTTCCGAATTTAACGGCGCAGTTTTAATCGCTTCGGGGTAAACAAATTGGGTTACAGCCACTTCACTGGGGGTGGCGTGGGAACCTTCTTGGTCACTGTAGAGTTCCTTGGCTAATTGATATACTCCCCTGGCCATGAACCAATTACCCACCTGACAACGGACATCTTGGCCATGGCTGCCCAAATGGTGATAGGTTTCGGAAAAAGCGGCTTTGAGGGTGGCAATATTTCCCCCATGGCCATTGATGAAGTAAAAACGGCTAAAACCGGCGTTGGCTAAACTACTGACGTAATCCATAACAACCTGGATCAGGGTACTGGGACGCAAACTAATACTGCCGGGAAAGGCCAAATGATGCAAAGCCATGCCGACGTTAATGGTTGGCCCCACCATTGCTCCAGTTGCTTCCCCCACTCCTTTGGCGATCGCCTCCGCACAAATGGCATCGGTACCGATCAGACCAGTGGGGCCGTGCTGTTCCGTAGAACCAATGGGAAAAATAATGCCGCTGGAAGACTGTAGATAATTTTCGACTTCGGGCCAGGTGGAGAGGTGCAATTGCATGGTGGGCTTGGGCTAAATGGGCTAACTAGTTCCATCTACCTTAAAACAGGTTCAGAGAAAATAGTTTTACCATTCTTGGTTACCCGTAACTGTTGCCGGTCCACCCAATAGGTATAGGCTCCATTGGTGGCGTAGTAGGTGCCGCTGTCGGTGATTAGCACATCCATCACATTAATCTGGTCGCCATTGTTTTTATTAACGCCCCGGTAGAAAATTTGTCCGTCGTAGGTTTGGCAAATATAGGCTAGATAAGTTTTGGTTTCATAGGCTTCCACCACTTCCGCCCTGGGACAACCTCGAATAATTTCCGCTAGTAACAATTGGGATGGTAATGTTTGTAACCCAGTTAGCGGAGAGGCGATCGCCGTTGCACTACCAGCTTTTAATGGGATGGGGGCCAGCAAAGTCGTTGCTACTGTCAAAGCCCCAAGCCATCGACAACAGTGCCCAAGGTTTGCCCAGACCATAACTATTTCCTCAACTGCACAACAACTGAGTCCAGGCTATCAAAAAAAACCTTGCCAATCCGGTTCACACCTAGTTTCCCAAGGCAATGACCAAATGGCGATCGCCGTCTAAACTGACCTTTCCCTGGGTTTGGAATTCCCCCAGCAGACGGGTGACTGTTACCCTGGTGGTGCCAATGGCATTGGCTAACATTTGATGGGTGAGCCGCACCGATAAACGCATGCCCCCGGTCCCTGGTTGCCCCAATTCCTGTCCTAGTAAGTTCAGTAGGCCTTGGAGTCTTTCGTCCACCCGTTTATAACCGGCGATCGCCAGTAGAGCTTCCCTCTGCCTCACCTGCTGTAGGGTCTGGTCAAGCACCAAGCGACATAAATTAGCGTTGTTGGTAATCATTTCCAGGGAATAACCCCGCAGATATACATCCGTCAAAGCTCGAATTTGGTAGGTTTCCCGTTGATGGGCACTAAAATCTAAGCCCACAAAACTACCGGGTTGGGCCCAACCCATCAGCACCTCATCGCCTCCCAAGGTCCATTGACTGACCTGTAAAATCCCCCGGTAAATTTGCCAACACCCCTGGTCTTTGGGCGGAACAACGTCACCCCTTTCATAGAATTGGAGGGGCTGGGAGTCTAAGCCTACTAAGGCACTTAAACCATCGGCGATCGGGGAACTGTTCACAAACATAAAATCAGGCAACCCTCAAAAATCAATCCAGGCGATCGGGCTTAGTTCCCATTGGTCAAGCATCTTGTTTGCATTACCCAAGCATGACTCCCATTGGGCCAGATCTCCCCCAAAGTCAGCATAACCCTTCCCCGCAATTCCCAGGTAAAGGCAAAGTTAACAACTAAAAATGTCCACTTCCTAAGACTGGGCCGCACAAACCGCCGCGCCAATTAGGCCAACTTTGGCGTTGAGTACCACCTGTACGGGAATTGTCCCCATTAAGCTTTGCATCCTGCCTTTGTCGCTAAAGCCTTGCATAAAACTGCCCTTTTCCAGTAAAGGGATAATTTTGGGGGCAATACCACCGGCAACGTACAAACCACCTCTGGGTAGTAGCTTCAAAGCAAGATTTCCTGCCTCTGCTCCATAGGCCCCGAGAAAAAGTTCCATGGCTTGGTCAGCCAATACATCTGTGCCTTCCAGGGCGGCTTGGGATACGGCGGCGGCCAGATCGACGGTTTTGGTTTCTTGGTCCTTTTCTCGATTCCAGGTTTGGTAGAGTTTGCTGAATTGGGCTGATTCCCGTTCTGGGTATTGGTGCCGCAAAAATTCGTAAATCATGGCGATGCCCATGCCGGATACCACCCGTTCAATGGAAATCCGCCCTAGGGAATACTTCTTTTTGAGATACTCCAATAACTGCCATTCCAAAGGCGATCGGGGGGCAAAGTCACCGTGGGCTCCTTCGGAGGCAAAAACTCGATATCTTCCTTGGCCCTGGGGAATTACGTAGCATTGTCCCAAGCCGGTGCCTGCTCCCAATATGGCGATCGCCCCTGACGGATCCACGGGAGCGGCCTGGAGTACGGTTAAATCCTCTGACCCTAGCCCTAAAATGCCGTAACCCACAGCGGCAAAATCATTGATGAGGTCAACCTGGGCAATGGCCAATTCCTGGGCCAGGCGATCGCCGCTGAGATGCCAATCTAAATTAGTGAGGCGACAGGTGTTATCGATCACAGGGCCGGCAATGGCGAAACAGGCCTTAGCAACGGAGATTGGGTTACCCAACACAAAGGCTGCTTCTTGACGGAATTGTTGCACCATGGGCACCAGATCGGGAAAAGCTGGACTGCTGTAGGTCTGTTCAAACAGAGTCACCGGCCGGGCCAACCCTGGGCTACTCTCGTTTATCGTCACCAGGGCCAGAATCGTTTTAGTGCCGCCGATATCCCCTGCCAAAAAATTTACGCCCATGGCCCCCATGGCCCCAAAGCCATTGAAAAACTACACAAAATCCTGTCTTTTAGCAGTTTAGGTCACCGAGGAAAGGGTCACCAAGCAAAAAGCTAAAATTCTCCCGTTTCAGCAAGTTTTAGCAACTTTAGGAGAGCAGTTCCTCCACCTGGGCCAGAGGAAATTAACCGTTAAATGGGTTACGATCAAAGCTGTTTTCCCTTTAGGTTTCGTCCATGGCCGCCCCCAGCGTCAAGCAGTTACTTCGTTATTTAACTCCCCATTGGCGGGCGATCGGAGCTGGAACCTTTGCGCTATTTTTGGCCAATGCCCTGGGGGTTTACATTCCCATTTTGATGCGGGATAGTATTGACGATTTAATGCCCCCCTTTGAGGCATCGGACGTAGCTCGCATTGTGGTGCTAATTGTTGTTCTCGCTTCCCTAATGTGGTTTATCCGCATGGCCTCCCGCATTCTAATTTTTGGGGTGGGAAGACAGGTGGAATACGAGCTCAAACAGAAAATTTTTGACCATCTGCTCAAGTTAGAGCCCCTCTATTTCACCGAAAATACCATTGGGGATTTGATTAACCGGGCCACCAGCGATGTGGATAATATTCGTCGCTTGGTGGGTTTTGCGGTGTTGAGTTTGATCAACACTGTTTTTGCCTATGCCCTGACTATCCCGGCCATGTTTGCCCTCCACATTCCCCTCACCTTGTTGGCGGTTTCTGTTTATCCGCTGATGCTGATGAGTGTCAATCTTTTCAGCGGTAAGTTGCGAGATTATCAATTGGAGGTGCAGGAAGAGTTGTCTGCCCTGAGCGAACTGGTGCAAGAGGATATGAGCGGCATTAGTTTAATCAAAATTTATTCCCAGGAAGATAACGAACGACAGGCTTTTCAGACGAGAAACCAAAAATTGCTCCAGGCAAACCTGAAGCTGGCCCGCATTAGAAATTTTCTTTTTCCCCTCATTGAGGGTCTGGCTTACCTCAGTTTGCTCATTTTGCTGGCCTTTGGCACTGGCTTAATTCAAGATGGCAGTATCACCATTGGGGACTTCATTGCCCTGATCATTTTGGTGGAACGGTTGGTATTTCCCACTGCCCTACTTGGTTTTACCATCACCGCCTACCAACGGGGAGAAGTGAGCATTCAACGGGTGGAAGCTATTTTCCATACCACTCCGAAAATTTTAACGGTGCCCCAACCTCTGCCCTTTAGTCCGGCTCAGGCCACCGGAAAAATCACCGCCCGCGGCCTGAACTATTGCTACCCTGGTAGCGACCTGCCAGCGTTGGAGCAAGTGGACTTTACTGTTTATCCTGGAGAAATGGTGGCCATTGTGGGGCCTATCGGTTCCGGTAAATCTACGTTGGTTAATGTTTTACCCCGTTTGTTGGATATTGCCCCTGGTCAGGTGTTCATTGATGACTACGACATCACCCAAATTGCCCTCAGCGATTTACGCTCGGCGATCGCCTTTGTGCCCCAGGAAAGTTTTTTGTTCAGCACCACCATTGCCGAAAACATTGCTTACAGTGATCCTAGTCAAACTGACACGGCGATCGAGCAGGCGGCCCACCAGGCCCATTTAGACCAGGAAATTGCTAACTTTCCCCAACATTACCAAACCCTAGTGGGGGAAAGAGGCATCACCCTGTCCGGTGGCCAAAGACAGCGGGCTGCCCTAGCCAGAGCTTTAATTCTTGATGCTCCCCTGTTGGTGCTAGACGATGCCCTTTCCAGCGTGGATAACCAGACCGCCACCCGCATTTTGCATTACCTGGCCCGCCGCAATAACACGGTACTCTTTGTTTCCCATCAACTTTCCGCCGCTGCCCAAGCGGACCGCATTTTTGTCATGGACCATGGCCGCATTGTCCAAACGGGCAGCCATGAAGAACTACTGCAACAGTCAGGACTTTATCAATCCCTGTGGCAACAAAATGAGTTAGAAAAGGTTTTAAGTTGAGTTGGATCTAAAAATGGGTTGCGCATACCCCGCAGCTTGCTGCGATTGGGTCTTTCACTGAATAAAGCTATTTTTAAGGTAATTATAATTAGATAGAGTTCTAGTCATCTTTCCACATAAATAGTACCATCTTTATCGGTTGTAATTCTTCTCTTTATTCATATCCATTGATAGAGCTGTAATTTTTTCCCTGGCTCTATTGTAGAAGCACTATTGTACTATCCAATCAGGAAGTTTGCGTTATCTCCGTTCCTTTAAGGATTGGAATCGGCTCTCATTCTAATGATCCTGGCGATCGCCACTAGAGCCAATCATATTATTTCAACAACAAATTATTATGGTATTTAATAACTAATATAGGTGATTGATCTAGGGATGGCGTTTTGTATCCAATTACACAGTTTATTATTTTTTACAAAGATTCATGGCTCAACTTAGGCCCTCTGGACCTTTGCTAATAGATTTTCATACTCCTCATGTCTGAACCGAAACCAAGCCAGCCTAATTTTTCCCATTTGGAGGAAGCGGACTACACCGGGAGAATGCGACAGCACGATCGCCTCTTTGGATTGCTGGCCATTGCCGCCGGGTTAATTTTCCTGCAAGGGTACATGATTGCGCCCTTGATTCCCCGTTTAGCAGAAATTTTTGACGTATCTGCTCAGGAAATTGGCTTCATTGTGCCCGCCTACATGTTGGCCTATGCCCTAGCGGCGCTTTTTTATGGCATTTTGTCGGACCGTTTTGGCCGTTGGCCCGTCATCCAAATTTCAATCATAGTATTTATTACCTGTACCGCTTTAACTGCTACTGCTCAAACTGCAGCTCAGATGACCTTTTGGCGATTACTGACAGGACTTGGGGCCAGCGGCGTGATTCCCCTCACCTTTGCCCTCATTGGCGACATGTTTCCCTACAACCAACGGGGGGCAAAATTAGGGCTGGTGTTTGCGGCGATGGAGGGGGGCATGGCTGCCGGTTCCGCCGGGGGGGCAATTTTAGAACCCTTTCTTGGTTGGCAATTGTTGTTTATTGGCACTGCCACTGCGCCCGTGATTGTGCTCTGGCGACTGCGACGCTACGGGGCTTTGTTCGATGCCCCCAAAGCAACCAAGATCCCTGCCCTGGCAACGGTGTTTGCTGGCTATTGGGCCGTACTGTCTAATTTTCGTGGCATGCGCACCTATGGCTACGTGCTTTGCAATGGTATTTACCACTCTGGAGTGTACACTTGGCTTGGCCTTTACCTGTCCCAACGCTACGAAATGGATACCCTTAGCATTGGCCTCAATATTCTAGGTTATGGTGTCCCAGGACTGATTTTTAGCCCATTAATCGGTAAAGCAGTGGATCGTTGGGGACGACGCTGGTTAATTCCTCCCGGTTTGGCTATGGCGGCGATCGCCGGTTTGACTATGGTTCCTTTTATTCCCCCCCTCGCCGTTACCATGGCAATTCTGGTCATGTCCCTGGGCTACGACCTGACTCAACCTTTGTTTGTGGGCATTGTGACCGATTTGGCGGAAGAAGATACTTTGGGGCAAACCATGGGGCTAAAGGTGTTTACTTTATTCACCGGCTTTGGGATTGGCAGTTGGTTGTTTGGGGAAGTGCTCCATTGGGGTTTTGAAGTGGCACTGGTGGCTTTTGGCGTCATGCAATTGCTGTCGGCGATCGCCGCCATTCCCCTCTTTTGGAATGAAAAACCCAGCCCCATCAATGTCAGTGCCTGATCCAGGCGATCGTCATTTGCCCGTTTTTGCCTCCAATGTCACGATTTGTGAACTTATTCCCGTACTTTGTGCCAGCATTGCTCAATTTTGTTAAAGTCGATACAGATTTTATTCGTTTTATTTCTTTCTGATTTGCTCGGGAATGAAAATTTTGGGGAAATTGCCAGGGATTTTGTCACTTTTATGGCGACACCGTCTGGCCGCAGTGTAATTAAGTACAATTCCGTCCCTCACAAGTCCTGAGTCGAGAAAGCATAAAACCTTTTGAGCAATATGGAGGACCGCTGATGAATACCACATCTCCCATTGACTGGGATGAAATGTTTGAGTATTTGCCGGGGACAATAGTAGAACTCAAATCCGAACCGGGGGTTTTATATCAAATTGACTGTTACGAAACCAGTATGGTGCCCCCCATTTGGTTAGTGGGAAATCCCCGGCCACGCTATCCTCATCAAATGCGGATTGTGTCACGCCAGCAGGTTAAAGCTTGTGAATTGGAGCTTGAACCATCCCTTGCCTAGGGTTAATACACTTTTTTATTGTCTCCCAGAAAGACGGAGCATTCGGCTGCGTATTCCCCTGAATTGTTTTGGGGAAGGGAGACTTTCCGATCTTGCTAATTCTGTCTGATCCGTTGAAAAAAGAAAGTTGGGATAGGTAGGCTTGGGTAAGTAAATTAAGAATAGTTTTGCTTCTTCACACAGAGTTAAAACCTTGACCTATTTTTCCTTGCAACATAGAAGCTTTCTTGATTTTATTAAGGACTATAAAAAAGATATTCGTATTATCTACTAGAGATTATTAATAGAGATTATTAATAGAGATTTTGGAACCATAACTTAAAATAAGAGAAGGTGTGTTTAGTGATTTTATTCTTATTCTCTATCCCAATAAAAAATTGAATACACTAGGGTTTCAAAATTCACTAAGTTCAAATAAAATTATTCACTATTTTAAAGCATTTATTTGACCTGAGAGTCTGTTTGAAAAGCTTCCCTGCCCTCCAAATTTAGGGGGAGAACTGATTGAAAGTCCCCCAGTATTGCCGGAGCTTTAGTGAGGAGATTTAGGGGGCGGAATAAAACTTTGCAAACACGTTCTTAAAAACAGTGATATTTATTTTAATTCCACAGTAATTTGGCGTAGTCGAAGATAAAAAATATTGGCAAAGTGTCAAGTTAAGATAGGCTTGACAATCAAGATAATTATCAAAGGTTTAGTTGCCGACATTCATCTGTTACTAGGAGCTAGCAAAAAATGCAGGTAATTCAAGGCCATGATTAACGGAAAGCCCCAACCTCTCCTTACTAGAGTGGGCACATGGACTGTTGGGGGACTTTTGGGGGGTTTAATTGGTTCTCTAGCCGCAGTAATGCTGACGGAATCAATTAAACAAACTCTCAGTGTTATTTCTGGATTGGACCCCATCTGGTTATTGCTCATTCCCTTATTCGGTGTTGCTTTGGCCGTACTTGTCCTGTTTGGATTGGGTAAGGGTCAGCCTGTGCAAACCGTAGCGCCCCGGGAGGCCAATACCCCTGGTCGTTGGGGCTCTTTGCTGTCCTGGTATTCTTTTCCCCATGACATTGCCCGAGCCGATCTGACTGGCGATGTGGTGAATGCATCCGGGGTGGAAGAGCGCTTCCCCTGGAATTTAGCGCCATTGCGGGCCATTGCCATCCTTTCTACTGTGGGGTTTGGGGCTCCCATGGGAACGGAATCGCCAGCGGCCCATATTGGTTTTGCAACGGGAACTTGGTTGGGTAGTGTCAATTCAGCACTGCGCCCCTTGGTGCGACCTTTGGCGATCGGTGGCGGTGCGGCCAGTGTGTCCGCCCTAATGGGGATACCGTTGGTGGGCAGTTTTTTTATGTTTGAGTTGAGTGGACGACGGCAGATCCCGTTGACCCCAGAGCGGGGAGCGGCAATGTTGGCTGGCGGCCTGGTGGGCTGGGGCATTAATGTTGCTTTTAATTTGCAATTGATCCGGCTTGTGGTGCCCAAGGTGCCTCCGGCGGATCTTTGGAATGCCATGGGTGCGACTCTGTTTATCGGGGTGGTCACAGGTACAATTACAGCGCTGACGGGGGAAGCGATCTACTGGGCCAGAGGCCTGCGGACTAAACCTGCCATTCGCCTTCTGGCCGGTAGTTTGGCAATGTTATTACTGGCAGTGGCGATCGCCCAAATTGCTACTCCGGCGGCGGCGTTTGGTCCTGGGGGAGCAGCCATAGTCTGGGCGGAAAATATTGAAACAACTCCCTATCACCTGCTGGCCGTGGCCATACTCCGGGCCGCTTCCACCACGGCGGCGGTTTTAGCTGGGGGGTGTGGCGGTGTTTTTGTTCCTTTTTTGGCGATCGGGGACCTGACTGGTCGGGTATTTGCCACCATATTTGGAATCTCGGGAGATTTGGCTGGGGCTGCCGGGGCCGCTGCTGGCATTGCCGGTGGCTATCGACTACCGTTAACTGCGGTGGCGATGGTGCTAGGGGTGGGAGGGCCAGAAACAGCCCAAATAACATGCCTGGGCACAGTGGTGATCGCCGCCTTTTCGGGATTACTGGCCGCACGCTTAGCCAATCAAGTTTCTAGTGCCATACGAACCATCGGCGCCAGAAATCACGGCTAGGAAACGGAGACTGAGAGTGAGTTGAAAAAGTCGAACTGAGGAAATTTATCTTCCTTTTGAAGGGAAATTTTGCCGACATTTTTTCCCGGGTGAGGGGATTGGGGATTTATTGTCCGGAAGAATCCGAAGATTGAACCCGAAAGGGGGGAGCCACATAATCTGAAGGTAAGTAATTCTCTGGCATGGTAGATGTATTTCCATCCCGCAGGGCAGTGAAGCTGGGTGACAAAATTTCAATGCCGACTTCATTACACTTGTCTTGCATATTTTGATGTAGTTCTGAATAAATTATCACCATTAAATTGGGCTGATTGGTGTAGGCATTTAGCTGGTAGCTGACATAAAAATTGTCCAGACTAGTCTGTAGGACGAAAGGGACAGGACTCTTGAGAATATGTTCAGTATTTAAGGCGGCCTCGATTAGGGTTGAGTAAACTTTTTGCCAAGGGACATCATAGCCCAAGGTAATTGTTGTCTGAAGAATCAAATACTTATTCAATTCCCGTGAAGAAATACTATAATTAATCACATTACTAATCAATAGAGATGAATTGGGAATAGTAATAATTTGATTTGTTGGGGTACAAATACGAATAACTAAAAAGTTTTTCTCTATGATGTCTCCAATAACATCCCCCACTTGAATATGGTCGCCAATCTGAAAAGCACGGGTATAGATAAGAATAATTCCTCCAATTACATTGGTGATTGCTGAAGTAGAACCGAGGGATAGAAGAAGACCAAGAAAAACAGAGATACCCCGAAAAGCAGGGGAATCAAAACCAGGCAGATAGGGAAAAGCTAACACCGCCGCTAGAGCAATGATAATAAATAAGAGAAGATTGTAGGTAGGCTTAGCCCAATCAGTATAAAATCCTGGTATGACAAGATTTCCCCTTTCTATAGCCGTAAAAAAAGGTTTAATTATCCGAATTAGGTAGTAAGTAA
The genomic region above belongs to Synechocystis sp. PCC 6803 substr. PCC-P and contains:
- the queA gene encoding tRNA preQ1(34) S-adenosylmethionine ribosyltransferase-isomerase QueA, translated to MDQDKYLSSYDYHLPADCIAQTPAVPRDHSRLLVVKDPFTVDHQHFYDLGNYLKPGDLLVLNDTKVMPARLHGQKENGVAVEILLLTECTENQWIALVKPGKRLKLGAKVKFPARDGEKPDLWATILQRDDATGGRLLEFVLEPGQRLWDVLPDYGEIPFPPYIGDRQATNDQYQTIYAEKLGAVAAPTAGLHFTEELFTKLAQQGVQTAKVTLHVGIGTFRPVEAENILDHVMHQEWIDVPPTTVEVIEKTRASGGRIFAVGTTVVRCLEGMAQESDFPRQPLQPFRGQTDLFIYPGYQWRLVDGLITNFHLPKSSLLMLVSALISRPRLMAIYETAIAKGYRFYSFGDAMVILPEACRGQEKIR
- a CDS encoding AI-2E family transporter, producing MNIAPVVDSLSAPAMLEELKQSPPWLRLSLLFPLFFLNGWLIYKAMGFLQPLSSLLVAAALLAFLLDIPVRILVEKGLKRPWAVASVLLIALVVISLFLLIVIPLAIDQLGQLLDNLPGWFRSGNAQLLMLQAWVNEHYANLQVDLQPLISQAIEKLSRILNSFGNQLLGLVGVTISTSINGLILLVLTIFLVLGGEKIWDGIFSWFPHPWQRDLQNLIRDTFEGYFATQAILAGILSVAQMVVFTLLQAPYAILFAITIGLSTLIPFASALSIIVISLLLMLENFWLGVKILLAAVIVGQINDNVISPRLMGNRTGLNPAWIIVSLFVGSKLGGVLGLLVAVPLASVIKATSDRLRGLPKKSGEQPAEVSVVST
- a CDS encoding creatininase family protein, coding for MQLHLSTWPEVENYLQSSSGIIFPIGSTEQHGPTGLIGTDAICAEAIAKGVGEATGAMVGPTINVGMALHHLAFPGSISLRPSTLIQVVMDYVSSLANAGFSRFYFINGHGGNIATLKAAFSETYHHLGSHGQDVRCQVGNWFMARGVYQLAKELYSDQEGSHATPSEVAVTQFVYPEAIKTAPLNSEVASGHSIYSAQDFRAHYSDGRMGSNPALATPEHGQRFYEVAVKELSESYQRFLAEN
- a CDS encoding Crp/Fnr family transcriptional regulator, whose product is MFVNSSPIADGLSALVGLDSQPLQFYERGDVVPPKDQGCWQIYRGILQVSQWTLGGDEVLMGWAQPGSFVGLDFSAHQRETYQIRALTDVYLRGYSLEMITNNANLCRLVLDQTLQQVRQREALLAIAGYKRVDERLQGLLNLLGQELGQPGTGGMRLSVRLTHQMLANAIGTTRVTVTRLLGEFQTQGKVSLDGDRHLVIALGN
- the glk gene encoding glucokinase → MGAMGVNFLAGDIGGTKTILALVTINESSPGLARPVTLFEQTYSSPAFPDLVPMVQQFRQEAAFVLGNPISVAKACFAIAGPVIDNTCRLTNLDWHLSGDRLAQELAIAQVDLINDFAAVGYGILGLGSEDLTVLQAAPVDPSGAIAILGAGTGLGQCYVIPQGQGRYRVFASEGAHGDFAPRSPLEWQLLEYLKKKYSLGRISIERVVSGMGIAMIYEFLRHQYPERESAQFSKLYQTWNREKDQETKTVDLAAAVSQAALEGTDVLADQAMELFLGAYGAEAGNLALKLLPRGGLYVAGGIAPKIIPLLEKGSFMQGFSDKGRMQSLMGTIPVQVVLNAKVGLIGAAVCAAQS
- a CDS encoding ABC transporter ATP-binding protein, with translation MAAPSVKQLLRYLTPHWRAIGAGTFALFLANALGVYIPILMRDSIDDLMPPFEASDVARIVVLIVVLASLMWFIRMASRILIFGVGRQVEYELKQKIFDHLLKLEPLYFTENTIGDLINRATSDVDNIRRLVGFAVLSLINTVFAYALTIPAMFALHIPLTLLAVSVYPLMLMSVNLFSGKLRDYQLEVQEELSALSELVQEDMSGISLIKIYSQEDNERQAFQTRNQKLLQANLKLARIRNFLFPLIEGLAYLSLLILLAFGTGLIQDGSITIGDFIALIILVERLVFPTALLGFTITAYQRGEVSIQRVEAIFHTTPKILTVPQPLPFSPAQATGKITARGLNYCYPGSDLPALEQVDFTVYPGEMVAIVGPIGSGKSTLVNVLPRLLDIAPGQVFIDDYDITQIALSDLRSAIAFVPQESFLFSTTIAENIAYSDPSQTDTAIEQAAHQAHLDQEIANFPQHYQTLVGERGITLSGGQRQRAALARALILDAPLLVLDDALSSVDNQTATRILHYLARRNNTVLFVSHQLSAAAQADRIFVMDHGRIVQTGSHEELLQQSGLYQSLWQQNELEKVLS
- a CDS encoding MFS transporter, coding for MSEPKPSQPNFSHLEEADYTGRMRQHDRLFGLLAIAAGLIFLQGYMIAPLIPRLAEIFDVSAQEIGFIVPAYMLAYALAALFYGILSDRFGRWPVIQISIIVFITCTALTATAQTAAQMTFWRLLTGLGASGVIPLTFALIGDMFPYNQRGAKLGLVFAAMEGGMAAGSAGGAILEPFLGWQLLFIGTATAPVIVLWRLRRYGALFDAPKATKIPALATVFAGYWAVLSNFRGMRTYGYVLCNGIYHSGVYTWLGLYLSQRYEMDTLSIGLNILGYGVPGLIFSPLIGKAVDRWGRRWLIPPGLAMAAIAGLTMVPFIPPLAVTMAILVMSLGYDLTQPLFVGIVTDLAEEDTLGQTMGLKVFTLFTGFGIGSWLFGEVLHWGFEVALVAFGVMQLLSAIAAIPLFWNEKPSPINVSA
- a CDS encoding chloride channel protein, producing MINGKPQPLLTRVGTWTVGGLLGGLIGSLAAVMLTESIKQTLSVISGLDPIWLLLIPLFGVALAVLVLFGLGKGQPVQTVAPREANTPGRWGSLLSWYSFPHDIARADLTGDVVNASGVEERFPWNLAPLRAIAILSTVGFGAPMGTESPAAHIGFATGTWLGSVNSALRPLVRPLAIGGGAASVSALMGIPLVGSFFMFELSGRRQIPLTPERGAAMLAGGLVGWGINVAFNLQLIRLVVPKVPPADLWNAMGATLFIGVVTGTITALTGEAIYWARGLRTKPAIRLLAGSLAMLLLAVAIAQIATPAAAFGPGGAAIVWAENIETTPYHLLAVAILRAASTTAAVLAGGCGGVFVPFLAIGDLTGRVFATIFGISGDLAGAAGAAAGIAGGYRLPLTAVAMVLGVGGPETAQITCLGTVVIAAFSGLLAARLANQVSSAIRTIGARNHG